A stretch of DNA from Glycine max cultivar Williams 82 chromosome 18, Glycine_max_v4.0, whole genome shotgun sequence:
TTGCCCACATGGAGATGTAACATTAAATGCTGACACAGTTATACTaatattgaagaaaaagataaatattaactaatgttctaaaaatattaattaagaaacttaaaatataaatattttttatcaaaaggtaaaaaattatactgttcataattttttttttacattttcttataatttatacaataaatattttatttttttttaattttttaactaatatccTAACTAAGCTAGTTAATCAAAGCTTAAAAGAAATACTACAATGAAAACACAAAAACCAACTCGAATCATATAATCCAAACATGTAGCTAACGTTGAGTAAGTTTTTGGACACCGTGAAACTCGCTCATTCGTTGCGTTTGACACATGTCCTTTAATGGGCAGAACATGCTATTCCACTCAATCTCAATCTCTAATGAAGAAACAAAAGGGACTTaacaatacattttaattttcaaaacaatctCTCTCCTCctctaacaaaaaagaaaaaggaaagaaaagttgTACGCAGTAATATCTTCAGTTGAGGTTTGTAATTTATATTAACCAAATAAAGTTGGCAATGAATGGATACTCTAACACCCTAGGCATTTTATATAGGGTGTGTtttcaagaatatatatatatatatatatatatatatatatatatatatatatatatatatactgattTTGAAGGAAAGCTATTTATGttgaaatacttttattttaaaaaaaataatagtaaaatttagtttaaattttttactcgATAATACAAAAGTTAAAGTATAgatatttcaattcaaaatcaatttagaattcgaaataattatttaatgtaaGACGAAACACATTTTCAACTACCAAAAGTCATATTAATTcatattacaaaataataattttgaatcacCAAACACAattccaaatatatatatatatatatatatatatgcacataATAGTGGGTGAAATTAGCGTTGCTCATAAAAGTTTGTTTCGTTACGATGTTCTAGCACATCAATAGCAAGATCcggaagtaatttttttttgggtttaaaGTCTTAATGTTGTATCGGGATCCCTGTAtgataattgtcttataattaTATCACATTGACTgataaaaaacattcaaagaaaaatctcaattttgtgttcaaatcaaaatataaataaatacgaAGGTCAAGTTTGGTAATGCAAGCCAATGTTATGAATGATTCATTTTAAAGTTGTGCTGAGGGCTATGCTTCATATGTGACAGGAACCTTCTAAAGTGGATGTATCATGCATGCATACATACAGAGAAAGGTACAAGTCAATTATCCGCTGTTAATTGTGATATTTGAGGCTTGACCCTGCATCAACAATAAATGGtagcatatataaataaatgaggTAGCTTAGTTGTTCCTTTCTTATGATGATCGATAGAGCTTGATACAtgtcattttatcttttaatcagcacaaagaaaaaaattgccATTTTATCTTTCCATAGTACCGAAAGACAGATGACCTACAAGTGTAGCTAACAATCATTTTCTTGATGCATATGTTTTCTTAAATTTCCCTTTctcacaataaatatatatacacgtaTGTAATTGGTTTGTTCACTTTCAATACGTTGatgaattgttataaaattattttaatttaataggtaGTTTCAagttcaaattataaatatataattatattaaataattaaaaagaatattgtTGTGACTcataatattcatatttttacttattcCGAATACGATCGATGGTCtgcataagaagaagaaaaaaaaagacatttctcattgaagatgaagacatgtacattttgaaattaatttgggGATCGGAaacaggatttttttttttatatttttctcttgatAATTAAAGTATCCATCATACATAACTTTATTCCTGTTTGTCAATTTTTCGAAATAGTTtcctttaattttctattttatatttatcacgGGTAATATATTATGTAGCTAGGAAAATCTTCTGCATACACAGACAAGCTTTGCCAGCAGGGAGATTTAACATTAATTGTGACAAAGTCTACTATTATTAAAAGAAACCATCAGGACCACATACAAttacaacattaaaaaaaaaatttaaaaaatcaatgctCATGACTcgcaaattaatatattttaatgaaacAGACAAAAGCAACTCGATCgaatcatataattaattaattaacgagCTAATGTTAGTGCATCAATTGCTTGCTCTCGTGTAAATCAAAAAGCCTCCAAAACTGCTCCCAAAGCAAATATATCATAATCTTCAGCACTGCACCATGCATGTTGATCATGCCCTTGTTTGCATCCACACTCGTCCCACCTATTGTTCAATCTCTTTCTCCtattattattctctttctCCACTTGTATTTTAATCTCCACTTGTACTTGTGGTGCCTTGAACATAACATCTTCACAATCAATTCCACTCACCAAATCCATCTTCACCCATTCCTTGAACTCCATGTTTGGTGATTCAAAAATTGCCTTCCAAGGAATCTCACCCTTTCCCACCACATGTGACCCCCAAATCTTGCTTTGCCTTAGCTCCACCACAAGGCTTTCCTTCTTTAGACCTTCCAAGAATTCTTGGGGACATGAACAATTTAAGTTGAAGGACTCGTTCCAAAAGGGAACATATTTGGTATTGGAGGAAACTTTTTTGGTGTTGAGTTGAATTCTTTTGTTGCTTCCTGCTGGAAGATATAACCTGGTAAATAGGTTTTTTGTGGACTTTATGGACTCAACGTTTTGGGCTTGTATTATTCTAAGTTCACAACTAAAGGAAGGAAGTTTATGGGAATGATCCATTAAGAAGTTAATGGAGAGTATATATATGGCTATATCTTCTCTTAGTTAGGTGTTTTAgcaagaaaagagagagagagagagaaggaataAAAGCTAAGAGTATACGAGAGAGGCTTGCTTGAGTTTGAGTTGTTTTCAATGTATTTTGGACATGGACgatttatgatttatatatagTGTACATATGtgtgtattttatatattggaAAATATATAAAGTTAGAAGTGATTTCCAGGATCCTGCTCTTATCCTTAAACCCTTTtagatatattattatacaatttATAACTGGCCAATATTTCTCAGTTGTGATTTAGGAATATTATAAGGCCGACTAAGATCATAAACCATGCACTCGAGATTGTGCCAAAGATTTTACTTTATTAAACAAAGTCCCTTCAGAATCTCGAAAGTCTAGATTCTCCATATATATGGCTCTTTCCATGCAACTGCAGTTGTATTGGGTTAGAATTCAACAGCCAAGTTGCAGTCTTATACAGGGACCCCAAGGTGGAAAagattagaaataaaataaattgctaGTGTTCTTATTAAAGTGAGACTTCAAAATGCTTGCTGAGTTGCTGGCTTCAACCGTCGTCCAAAAAGGAACATCATCAATTAATAAGCATGATCTTTATCCAATTGACTAGATGTAACAAGCTAAAACTATAAAACAGTGCAAAATTCCCCCACTAGTCGAAAAATGTACGAAAATATACTGTTTCCTATTGTTTCATTACAACGTTagtttcattttatcattatttttaatgcaTATTATCCCATTATTATTAAGAAACTCAAggtaatgatttttaatttaatttatacgcattgatagtataatttttttaacattgtcATTTAAATGCATGTTATCAATTTGATTAGTTTGTTGACTTtacaataattactttaaaaataaataataagatgattttttattttgaagagtgtaaaaaaatttacattggatgtgtatgaaaaataaacttttagaagtaatttttatttaattttcttttaagttctattaccaatattttatcattttaatttaataattattttatattatatcacTTAATTTGGTCAAGAAATTTTTATTCTCAAGGAAACTTGTTTATAACATACTTGTTTTAGAATAGTCTCCTAAAAAGGCCTGATCCTTAAAGCATGCttttccaaaattataaaattattgctCCAACTTACATTTATTTGACTTGGTGATAAGATGATCTGCCGAGATATCTAGAATCATTGGAGGCCTTTAAGTTTGGCCGAAGATGACCTTAGTACTAGATCGATATGTCCCATGATAGTCTTGGCTAacctgaaacaaaataaataaaattttggttcATATAGCTAAAATTTCGACTACTGTTTTCAAATTCCAATATTATACTAATATAAGccacatataaattataaatagaatTGAAACAGTTAACCTAATAACAGGATATAGTTCGAAAACAGATATTTTACTTGTTTGTCGGGCACTAATTAGGCCACTAGTTCGGATAATTCAACTTGCAAGAGTATTGGGTTATAATTCAATTTGCAATAATGTTGGGTTACAATTCAAACAGGTAAGTGTTCTAAAGGGAGGCTTAAACAATGTTGCTGAGTTGCTGGCATCAAACACCGTCATAAAAGGAACCTCAATAAGCATGATCATTATCCAATTGATTAAATATAACAAGCTGAAATTATACAACAGTATACATCAAATCATTAAAGTTGATTTTGGGTGAGCGTTTATCAAATGGTTTTGAATgaaattagttatataaaattgattatagttaaacttaataataaagtaaagtggaagttttattttaaaagtaaattaatagTAAATTCTGTATAAAATTTTGACACAATGCAacaattacttaaaattattttaatttagaataaatttttcaaCATGGGATCATACAGTTCATATGATACTTGTGCCCATTTAGACAAGTGACAACTGGGAAAAACTTCAGCCacgccttttctttttttacttcaaaCAATTTGGCTATTGAATTGATGACAAAAGAATGGGTGCAACTGCCTTGGGGAGGAGTTGTAAACTTTTAGTTGACTGTAATATTTCCCTTGCAAAGAATGAGTATGTACGCACTATCTTCGCATCGCGATTGGTTTAGTTGTCCATATATGTCAAATAGAACGTAGTTACAAACCTGAAAAGTTACAAAAAGctgaattaaatcaattaaatattccAGGTGCGCAATCGTTCATCTCAATCGTAAAGTGATTATGAGTTTGCAAATGGACTCATTTATCACACATCTTACTATACTCTTGCAAGATACAAACTTATTTCTTTACCAATAAGCTTATACTTTAGTGACATTGGATGAACTCAAACCATTGGAGAAAAGTTAGTTAAGAAGACTTATAGGAGCTGAAGGAGAGTGTAATTCCCGGTAAGAAAGTGACttgtttttatttgtcaaaaataaagtattttcatattcaaaagtcatgaaATTAACTCTTAAAACcatggaaataaattttattttgtccaaTAAAGTCTTTTTCATAAGCACGGTCAGAAAATCAAACTCTTCCGTATGCTTAAATAATTTAGTCATCTGCAATGTGTGCTACACCTTGTTGATGAAAGTGATGCTTTCTAATCCTTGGATAATCAGATCAAATTGTAATTCTGTAATCGTGCTTATGGATTGTAAGATTTCTACAAATGCTGATCAATATTAAAAGATAGAATCCTGAGGTTCTACTACAGACAGTTCTTTCACCAAAATTTTACAATCACAGTAATTTGAATGAATTTCCTAAAATTGattcttgattattttttatgtgaaaGTTTCCCAGGTCCACGAGCATGACAGAATACCAAAGCATTTCAGCTGGCACGGGAGTAATGGACAACATAGAAACTAAAGCGTACAAAGATGCATAGAATTATGAAGGGAGTAAAATAATCTCTAAAAGCTACTCCTGTTTCGTGCcgttttattgataaaataacattaataattACATCCAATTGTTACAAAATGTGAATAAATATCTAAGTAACTAATAATAGAAGCGAAAACCCTGtacataattgattatatacTGCAGAGATCATGAAAAGGTTGTGCACTCCAACTTACTATCAATCATTTTGGCTATCGAtgctgtttttgtttgtttgtcccCACAAGTCGACGGAGCAAGCTTGGAGAATATGGTAAacccaaaatgaaaaaagaaaaaagaagaaaaaaaaatataaaggaatgACCATCATGGCAAGCCTAATATCTGCTTGCAATCATTCTGTATGTTCGAAGACTCAGCAACATCTCAAATAGTAACAATGAGAATCTGCAGGTGCGAAAGTCATTGCTTGATCGAACGAAGTTCCCAATTACCCTCACCATCAATCAGACGCAATTCCATGGAATGAAATGGTATTAAAGCAGGACGCTGAGAGGACAGGAGCAAAGGCAAATTAGTTTGATGGAATGTGGATGGTTATTATGCATTTTCAGTTTGGAGAAGTTAAATGGTTAAGATAGaactatataaaaattaaatagatttgTGCAGATAAGGAATGTACTGCATAATCTCATACGGAATCTCTTACCAAACGAAGCAAGTTCAAAATGCTTACCAAATCCCAATTGtagtgagaaacaaggaataaCTTACTAGTGAACTGCTCTTATTTCTCCAATTTACcatgataaaattttaatttttttcagtaATAATAGATTCTTACTTGTGAGGAAGTAACAACAGTGATCCCCATTTTGTTCGCTAGCCCATATAGGTGTTCTTCAACATCAACGCTAGTGGCACtgccatcaatatttttttcaagacagttaaaaacaaggttaaccaaaaaaaaaaagaagcaaacaattccaagtgagagaaaaaaaggcATAAGTAATCATAGATTCATACATACTTGGTACACTCGTCCAGGATACCAAATTTAGGCTTATGGAAGAACAAGCGTGCCTTAAGAACACAAGGTAAATGTTAAAATCCAAATAGAAGAATATCATAAACATATTCTAATGTCTTCCTATACCTAATattcaacaaatttaacaaacccattttaaaaataatatagattaGATTTACATACCATGCCTAATCTCTGCTGTTCTCCAAGAGAGAGAATGTCTTCCCAGTTTAGATTTGCATCCCAGCCATTGTTGTCTCTTTCTAGAAGATAATTCAACCGAACATTCTCTAGGATAACTTGCAAGTGTGTGTCCAACATTTTTCTAGGGTCAGGATGTTTTTCACCTGAAATAGCAAGATTACAAAGATCAGCACTAAAATGGGGAAAAAATCAAccctttaaaatgattaaaaaagaaCACGAAGTTATTGTTTCACAAAAGGAAACTGAACAgagaaatttttcaaaaataaatttaaagaaagaagACATCTTTAATGCTGCCAACATGACTAACATCCAAATTATTTCATGAATTATCACAATTGTATGACAGCTCAGAAGTGAATTTATTCTCTCAGTTAGTAGTGATCAATCAGAAGCAAAGCAGGTagcatcattttaaaaattagtttagtcAAATGAACAGCTGTTGCTAATGCATAGTCAAGTAGCATCATCTTTGTACCCAGATACCTTTTCCATGCATCTTCAGTGCTCGAAACTGTGCCTCTTCACGAGACAATGGGTATATAATTTGATCCCGCAATGTTCCCAAGCATGTGTAAGGCCGCTGAGGAACATAGAAGATGCCACAACCTGATCCAGCCTCTTGATCCACATCCTCAGATGGTCTAGAGAGTCTTCCACTTGCAATTGGCCAAAGTCCTCTAAGAACTCGGAAAATGGAACTTTTTCCACTTCCATTTGGACCTTTTAAATATGACACAAAAGATTTAAATTCTAATCAAAGAAAATTCCctcttctaaaaaataaagtataataataaaataacaactatACGAACCAGTAACAAGCAGGCTTTTACCAAGCTCAATGTCACATGTCAACTCCCTGGCCAACATCTTCTGGGTAGGGGTTACAATATCAACCTTAGAAAAGGAAATAGCATCTTTACCATGATAACCCCATATTGGAGATGTAATACTACTATTGATGGAGTCCCCTGTATCATTGAAGATATGGTTAATACATGGTGACTGACAGACGGATTATTATTAAGAATTTTGATGTAGAAATAGCAAGATATTATTTGATACTATGCTAATCTAATAATGAAGTACCAGACTGTGCTGCATCCAGAAGCTCTTCAAGCTCAAAGATCCGATTAATACCACCAGAAAGCTCTACAAACTTTCTGTGCAATTCAAGAATGTCGCCAAAAGCTAAAAAGCTTTGAGAAACGACAGATGCTAAGAACCTCAATGCATGTGCTAGCTCACCTGTAAGATAGTACAGCATATGTCAGTGGGGGGCAAGAGGAAATAAAGAGAGTAACTGAGAACAGTCCAACAATCCTACCCTGAGTACTTATTGAAGCACGGTCTCCCTTATGTTCCATAGCATATAATAAGCTCAGCAACCAAGTCACATTATGAGGGAGTTGCTTTGTGATAAAATCATCCAGTATACCAAACAGCCActtcttttttaaaaggtaTTTAGAGTGGGAGAGAAGCTCTCTGAATCTTGATTCAACCATCTGCACAAAGTTAAGGTAGTAAAATTTACAGCATGTAATATTCAATGCAAAACACtaaggtaaataaaaataaatgaggcATATTTTCCTTTCAAACCCGGAACATAATCACATGCCCTGTACTAAAGCCTTACatcaactaaaattttaaaacacaaaCTCGTGCAAAAGTTGGGCATTTAGGGTTAGCTTGTTCAAGGAAGCAGTAAATGAAAAGATGAAGAGTTAAGAGGAGAGTGAAAACACAATGGAATGGAATGATTTTGGTTTTCACTCATCGCTGCCTGGTAGAGTCATGTTATGGTATATCCAAAATTTAAGGGTTAAAGTGCAAATAAGTTGCCCTATACAGTCAAATGTCAATCATTCCACATTTAGATTGTGCCAAGCAAGTGTGAAGTAATTTTCATTCTAAAGTTTGCACATTCTAAAATAAGCACACCCTTAAAGAAAAGATATTAAATACAGATGGGATGCTCACAGCTTTTTCTCGAGCTCCACCTCCAAAGAAAGCAACAGATTCAGCATGAGTACAGAGTCTTTCATGCATGAACCTAGAAGAAGCATAAAGTTGAAAAGGTCAGAACCATTACAACAGCACTATTTGTTTAGAGCCATGATAGGACAGCGGAAACTATAATGGATTTACCTAAAGGTTCCTTCAAGTTGTTGTTCTTGGCTTATCAAATCGCCAAAATCAGGAGTAACAGTTCTTAAAAATCCCAGACCAAGTAACATGTAAGCATAGAGTATGGCAACCCCCCTCTGACCTGTTAATAGCTTCATTCTCCATGTGAACCTTGACAAAAACAACAGTTAGCAAAATCAATagaaggaaagaacaagcatcaAACATGTCCAAGTGCTAGTAAAATGCACACTAGTAGTAAAATATAACAGCTCAATTATGAGGTACTCACCACAAAATATCCACAGATGGCTTTACCATTCCGGTTACCAATCCAGACAAGTCCGCTGTTAACTTCTCCAAGTCGTGAGTTATCCTCTGATCTGCGTCAATATTTTTGTTTGCCATGTGAAAGACCTACAAAAAATATGCATGCAAAAAATTTAAACCAAGTCAGAGACATCTGCCTGAAGAGTCAGAGCGAAATGACAGAGAATAAGTCATACTTTTTATCCCTAAAAGCTAAACCTAGTCAATGACTCAATGTTAATCTCAAACTCATGCGTAGggactattattttatatgtggCAGCTTTTAGGATTCTTGCAGATGGACCTTAGGGAAGTTCTGATATCTGTGATCTAAAATTATAGGCTTAGATAACTTTTAGTTCCCATAATATATACCTTTTGGTTTTAATCTTTACAAAAAAATCTTATCAGTTTTAATCCTagaaaaataggatttttttttagtttcgtGTTGTTTGACTGCAGTCCCTGTAATATTTGGTTTATGTTAAATTAGTCACTGTAATATGTTGACTGTATTGATTTTGATCCTTGCAAATATGttgattaaattcatattttaagggCTAAAATCAATATAATCAAACATAATAGAGGGACCATTCAACATGGACCAAATATTATAGGGACCAAAGTCAAATGATGACCAACAGCAACAGCAAAAAATTtctattaagaatttttttagggactaaaaccaATAAGGCTGTATATTACAAGTactaaaatgtaatttaagCGAGAAAATTAATGCTGGGTAAGGTAGTTTTCCCAGTTTGTTAGAATAAGATTCCTGCCTAAGGGCATGAGCATCTAATATTCCCATAGGAACAGAGTAAAATagaacataaaattaatattccaTCCTCTCCTCACCGATATCTACCTACCCTACCCCACCCCCACCCAGCAATGGCATCAATGTCCCATGCATGCTCTTGCCTCTAAAAGAACCCCAAAGCAACTGTACTCTGTATTTCTCTGGCAAAACGTAAATGATAACATTTCCTTTAAAATCATCCATCTCTTTCAAATGCCCTTATTTGTATTGGTAGTTTCTTATTGAATGAAGTTTGGCATTTCACTccatttaaagtatttttcatttttattatttgtgtgTGACAAGGATGAcatagtaaaaatataaatataacaaattatcaAGATCCTACACTCAAGGGTAGTTTTGGAGAGTAACAAATTCCTCAGCAAGTTGATGTATAACCAAAAACAGCATTCATCAACTCCCATGGATACTAATTTATATTCCTAagacaaaaacacaaaatccCTGCTTTCCAGTTTCCAGTGATTGTTATTCCCTTGGCTCAGAATGGAAATTTCAGATTTCACATACCCAATTGCCCCTTGGTGTGATTAACAGAAGTCATGCAAAGCATAACATATTACTAACATTTGAGCATCAAACTTTTCCTTGAATATTACCATCTACAGtgggagaagaaaataatggtataaattaaaaagttacaGCTTATAGGGATGTGGAATAATACTGAGCAGTCAAGGAACCAAGTTGAAAACTTAGTTAAATTTGAAGGGGAAAATGTGTATAACAACCATAGCTATAATTAActgaaaaacaaattatttcaaGAAAAATTTCAATGTAAAATAGCACAAAATAATGTAGTCAATCATGATTTAGCAAATAACTAATCATTGAAGCAAAAATACAGAACAGGCTTACAATGTTGAAAAAAATGGGGAAGGAAAAGAATATGTGAACAATTCATATTCAATTACCTTGTAGAATGCATTGTTTCTTAAGTAGTTTTTTAGTAGATGTTGCGTCAAACGAATCCGCCACCCCAGGGCCAGCCTGGCTGTCAAGTGCCTGAAGAACAGTACATAATTTACTCAAATTTGCTATTTGAAAGGTCAGCAAgtttacccccccccccccccccccccacccccacCCCCCTCGGGTTTCAATGCTTTAAACAATGATATAAACATCTTtgagatataataaaaaatttcacctGCAACCACGTGTAAACCAGTCAATGGTGAAAGATAGAAGAAACTAAGGTCCCCGATGGAGTTGCACTAATTACCTTATAGAAGGAGCAATGAAAGAAGATGCAGCACTTTGAAGAACACTTAAACCAATTAACCGAATAAAGGAAGCTTTATCCTGCTCCAAAACAAACTTCACAGTGGTACCTGAAACATAAATTTTCATCTAGCATGGATTCACAGAATAAATGAATGgtcaaaagatgagaaaatacCATTTAGTGATGCAATACGATCTGAGACCCATGTTCTTGAAACAACAAGAAAAGCGACAGCAAGCAATTGTGCACCTTGTTTATCAAGTACAGTGGGTACCTGAAAGGAAGCGGTCCCTATAAGAAAAATGAGCCTGAAATATATAGTAGACCACTCGAAGTTTGGGTCATAGTAAGTCATCAAGGAGATAATGCACAAACAGCCATGTATATGCATTCATTTCATTCTATTAGAGTTGTGTGATTTCAAATGCATCACTTAAAGACATGCTTAAAAGGAAAGATGTTATAACATATGGTCTCGTACTCTAGTTTAAATTGGTCTTACTGTGATTTGTTAGAGatcataaaaattattcacGGGTCTTCACCTAATGGCTTAATGTTCAATTTGTGTAACATGCccattttttaatgattacaCTAATTCCAACATCAGTGTTGGTGTATGCATCATCTACATTCAAGGACATGAAGGGCTTGTTAGAGACATGCATGTCTGGTGATAGAAATCCTACCAATATGTGTAAATCTGTCTTATTGTATGCAAAAGAAGGAAATACAAGTAAAATAAGAGAGCAATAAGCTCCCAAGTCGCAGAAAATTCTCTAGACTCCAGtctcaaaataaaaactcaGCATGCCCTACAATATTCCTTTATTTCCTATATAACAGACTCTATCACTTCCTCTCTCCGTATCTATCTA
This window harbors:
- the LOC100807677 gene encoding uncharacterized protein — translated: MDHSHKLPSFSCELRIIQAQNVESIKSTKNLFTRLYLPAGSNKRIQLNTKKVSSNTKYVPFWNESFNLNCSCPQEFLEGLKKESLVVELRQSKIWGSHVVGKGEIPWKAIFESPNMEFKEWVKMDLVSGIDCEDVMFKAPQVQVEIKIQVEKENNNRRKRLNNRWDECGCKQGHDQHAWCSAEDYDIFALGAVLEAF